From the Leifsonia sp. AG29 genome, one window contains:
- a CDS encoding DUF1697 domain-containing protein yields the protein MGRAAGFVRNIMVGRNGLTRDVLLRAFDEAGATGTRSYLTTGNVTFEIADPLDATFASRVEDCIEKVLGRREPIFIRTVEHLADLVESGPFAGVDSTAVHERCVTFLPSERPWNGQLPVVGRRQDVTVFAAVGADVFSTTRLVGGRPGTAGPLIEKATKVGVTTRNWNTIERMVRSPD from the coding sequence ATGGGTCGTGCTGCCGGGTTTGTCCGGAACATCATGGTGGGGCGCAATGGCCTCACTCGTGACGTCTTGCTGCGCGCTTTCGACGAGGCCGGAGCCACGGGCACGCGTTCCTACCTCACGACCGGGAACGTGACGTTTGAGATCGCGGATCCCTTAGACGCGACGTTCGCGTCGCGAGTGGAAGATTGCATCGAGAAGGTGCTGGGCCGCAGGGAGCCGATCTTCATTCGCACGGTCGAGCATCTCGCTGATCTCGTGGAATCGGGGCCGTTCGCCGGCGTCGACTCCACGGCTGTCCACGAGAGGTGTGTGACGTTCCTTCCATCCGAACGCCCCTGGAATGGACAGCTTCCGGTGGTGGGCAGGCGCCAGGACGTCACCGTGTTCGCCGCAGTAGGAGCAGACGTGTTCAGCACCACCAGGCTCGTCGGTGGGCGACCCGGGACTGCAGGCCCTCTGATCGAGAAGGCTACGAAGGTTGGCGTCACTACCCGGAACTGGAACACGATCGAACGGATGGTCCGCTCCCCCGATTGA
- a CDS encoding alkene reductase: MDLFSPVSLGDLHLPNRVVMAPLTRMRSGEAGVPGPMVAEHYAQRASVGLIISEGTYPSHESRAYPGQPGIVTEEQIAGWRAVADAVHAQGGRIVMQLMHSGRVSHPQITGTDRIVAPSAVAIDGETHTATGKVAYPVPHALTTEELATVRDEFVTAAKNAIAAGLDGVEVHSANGYLLHQFLSPVSNVRDDQYGGSPEARARFVVEVTTAIAEAVGAGRVGIRLSPMHNIQDVFETDVADATATYEAVVDGLAPLGLAYVSVLHSDPTGALVQDLRERFGGAFIVNSGFGTVTTRDEAITLVENAHADAVAVGRLAIANPDLVERWKGAHPENQPDPATFYGSGAEGYTDYPRLSA; this comes from the coding sequence ATGGATCTGTTCTCTCCGGTCTCGCTCGGAGACCTCCACCTTCCCAACCGTGTCGTCATGGCGCCGCTCACCCGCATGCGGTCGGGCGAAGCCGGCGTTCCGGGGCCGATGGTGGCGGAGCACTACGCGCAGCGAGCCAGCGTGGGCCTGATCATCTCCGAGGGCACCTACCCGAGTCACGAGTCGCGCGCGTACCCCGGACAGCCGGGCATCGTCACGGAGGAGCAGATCGCCGGCTGGCGCGCCGTCGCCGACGCGGTGCACGCCCAGGGCGGCCGCATCGTCATGCAGCTCATGCACAGCGGCCGCGTCTCGCATCCCCAGATCACCGGGACGGACCGCATCGTCGCCCCGAGTGCCGTCGCGATCGACGGGGAGACGCACACCGCCACCGGTAAGGTCGCCTACCCCGTCCCGCACGCCCTCACCACGGAGGAGCTCGCGACCGTCCGCGACGAGTTCGTGACGGCCGCGAAGAACGCCATCGCCGCGGGACTCGATGGAGTGGAGGTGCACAGCGCCAACGGCTACCTCCTCCACCAGTTCCTCTCGCCGGTGTCCAACGTCCGCGACGACCAGTACGGCGGAAGCCCGGAGGCTCGCGCCCGCTTCGTCGTCGAGGTGACCACAGCGATCGCCGAGGCCGTGGGCGCCGGACGCGTGGGCATCCGCCTGTCGCCGATGCACAACATCCAGGATGTGTTCGAGACCGACGTCGCCGATGCCACCGCCACCTACGAGGCCGTGGTCGACGGACTCGCGCCGCTCGGCCTCGCCTACGTGAGCGTGCTGCACAGCGACCCCACCGGTGCACTGGTTCAGGACCTTCGCGAGCGCTTCGGCGGCGCGTTCATCGTGAACAGTGGATTCGGTACGGTCACCACGCGCGACGAGGCCATCACGCTGGTCGAGAATGCGCACGCGGATGCTGTGGCCGTCGGCCGTCTCGCCATCGCGAATCCCGACCTCGTCGAGCGCTGGAAGGGTGCGCACCCGGAGAACCAGCCCGACCCGGCGACGTTCTACGGGTCCGGCGCCGAGGGATACACCGACTACCCGCGCCTGAGCGCGTAG